Below is a window of Georgenia soli DNA.
CCGTGACGGCGGCCCACCCGGACTCGAGCACGTTCGAGCGACTGTCCGCGTTCGCCGCCACGAACGACGGGTTCGAGCTCGCCGAGACCGACCTGAAGCTGCGGCGGGAGGGGGACGTCCTCGGCGCCTCCCAGTCAGGCCGGTCCAGCTCCCTGCGCCTCCTCCGGGTGCTCCAGGACGCCGACATCATCGACGCCGCGAGGGCGGCCGCCCGGGAGCTCGTCGCCCGCGACCCGGGGCTCGCCACCGAGCCCGGCCTGGCCCAGCTGGTCGCCGAGTCGATCGACGAGGACGCCGCCGCGTACCTCGAGCGGACGTGACGGCGCACGTCGGGCTAACCGGAGGCTGGATCGGCCCCGGTCAGCCGGCGAGCTCGAGGGCCTGAGCCAGCAGCTCGTAGGAGCGGTGACGGGTGTCGGCCGTCGGGGTGTTGGAGGCCACGATGATCTCGTCCGCCTGCGCGTGCGTGGCGAACTGCTCCACCTGCTCCCGCACCGTGCCCGGCGAGCCGACCGCCGAGTAGCGCAGCATGTTCCGGATCTGCTCGCCGGCGGGGGAGGCGAGGACGACGTCGGCGTCCTCGTCCGAGAGCGGCAGGCCGCTGCGGGTCAGCCGCCCGGCGTTGGCGCGCAGGGCCGAGTGGTAGAGCTCGTGCGCGGCCGCGTCGGTGTCCGCGGCGAACACGTTCATCGCGGCGATGACGTACGGCTCCGGGTGCTTGTCCGAGGGCTGGTACTCGCGCCGGTACGCGCTCACCGCGTCGACGAGCGCGTTCGGGGCGAAGTGGGAGGCGAACGAGTACGGCAGGCCCAGTGCCGCGGCGAGCTTCGCCCCGAACAGCGACGAGCCCAGAATGATGAGCGGCACCTCGGTCCCGGTCCCCGGCGTCGCGCGGACGACCTGCCCCGGTCGGTCCGGGCCCAGCAGCGACTGCAGCTCCACCACGTCCTGCGGGAACCGGTCGGAGTCACCGGGGTGACGGCGCAGCGCCTGCAGCATCGCCATGTCACCGCCTGGGGCGCGGCCGAGGCCGAGGTCGATCCGGCCCGGGTAGAGCGTCTCGAGCGTGCCGAACTGCTCGGCGATGACGAGCGGGGAGTGGTTGGGCAGCATGATGCCGCCCGCGCCCACCCGGATCGTCGAGGTGTGTCCGGCGATGTGCCCGATCAGCACCGCAGTCGCCGAGGAGGCGATCGTCGGCATGTTGTGGTGCTCGGCGAACCAGTAGCGCCGGTAGCCCCACCGCTCCGCGTCCTGCGCCAGCGCGACGCTGGCGTCGAACGTCTCATGCACGCTGCCGCCCGGGCGGACGGTCGCGAGGTCGAGGACGGACACGGGCACGGACATGTGGACCTCCGGTGGGTGGTGCATGCGCAGCCGGTGCCGGCGCACGTCTCGTCACCGTAGGTCCCGGCGAACGGCGTCGGCCAACGGTCACGTGCGAGGGGCGGCCGGTGCGGGAGGTGGGCCGGCCCCGGTGGACCGAACGTGCCGCGCCCCCCGTGTCGCGGCCAGACCAATGACAGCGCATGCTTTTTGTTGGAATCCTCCGACGGCTTCGCGCGTTGGAACGGATGTACGGAGATTCCCTGAGTTCCGGGGGAGGGAACAGCATGCGTCCGACGCATGTCGAGCTCGAGGACGACGACGGCACCGTCCTGCGGTACTTCCACCACGACAACGGCGGCGGGCTGGTCGAGTCCAGCGCCAGCGTCCACCCGACGGCGTTCGTCGCCGCCGGGGCGTACGTCGACCCCGGCGCGCAGGTCGGCGCCGGCGCGCGCGTCGGCGCAGGAGCGTGGATCGACCGGCGCGCCGTCGTCGGTGAGGGTGCCGTGGTGGGGCAGGACGCCCACGTGGGACGGCGTGCGGTGGTCGGCCCCGACGCGGTCGTCGGCCCGCGGGCACGGATCGGGCAGGACGCCCGGATCGGATCCCGGGTGAGCGTGCCGGTGGACTCCCAGGTCGAGGCGGGCGCCGCCATCGCCGTGGCAAGGCGACAGGGCGGTATCGGGACGGCGGCGTGAGACGACGGCGCGGCGCCGGCGTGCCGCTCCGCGCCGCGGCCTCACTACGCTGGCGCAGATGACCAGGATCGTCGCCGGCACGGCGGGAGGGCGGACCCTCCAGGTGCCCCGCACCGGGACCAGGCCCACGTCCGAACGGGTGCGAGAGGCGCTCTTCTCCCGGCTCGACCACCTCGGAGCCGTCGACGGCGCCCGCGTGCTCGACCTCTACGCCGGCTCAGGTGCTCTCGGCCTGGAGGCCGCGAGCCGCGGGGCCGCGCGCGTCACGCTCGTGGAGACCTCGCGGCAGGCCGCCGACCTGTGCCGGCGCAACGCCAGGGCGCTCGGCCTCGCAGGCGTCGACGTCGTCAGCCAGAAGGTCGAGACGTACCTCGCGGGCGACCCCGCCCGCGGCGCGGCCCCGGCACACCTCGTCCTGCTCGACCCGCCGTACGACATCACCGAGGAGTCCCTCGCGGGCGTCCTCGCGCTGCTCGGGGCCCGGGGGAGCGAGGACTCCACGCGGCCCGCCGGCCCGGGACCGGCGCCGTGGCTGGACGCCGGGGCCGTCGTCGTCGTCGAGCGGTCCAGGCGCAGCCCCGAGCCCACCTGGCCCGCCGGCCTCGAGCGCACCGACGTGCGCCGGTACGGGGACACGCAGGTCTGGTTCGGGGCGCCCGTCCTCGAGGCCCCGGTCGACGGGACCCCGGCCGGCGTGGCGTGAGCCGGACCGACGGCACCGACCGGTCCTGCGCCGGACGACGGCGCGCGCGGGTGCCGTCCCGGACGACGGCGCGCGCGGGTGACGTCCCGGACGACGGCGCGCCGCCACCGGGTCGTAACGCGGCCGGAGCCGCGCGGGCCGCTAACGTGAAAGGCATGGTCGAGCTGGAGCGGCGATGAGCCTCGCGGTCTGCCCGGGGTCCTTCGACCCGATCACCCTGGGGCACGTCGACGCCGTGCGCCGCGCCCGCGCCATGTTCGACGAGGTCGTCGTGGCCGTGGCTCACAACCCCGCCAAGCGGTACCTCTTCGACGCCGACGAACGTGTGGACCTGGCACGCCGGTCCCTCGCCGACCTCGACGGCGTCCGGGTGGAGCTCGTCCCGGGCCTGCTGGCGCGCTACTGCGCCGACGTCGGTGCCACCGCCATCGTCAAGGGGCTCCGCGGCGCGGCCGACTTCGACGCCGAGCACGCCATGGCGCTGATGAACCGCCACCTCAGCGGGGTGGAGACGGTCTTCGTCATGGGCGACCCGGCGCTCGCCCACGTCGCCTCGTCCCTCGTCAAGGACGTCGCCCGCCACGGCGGCGACCTCACGGATCTCGTCCCGCCCGCCGTCGCCGAGGCGATGCGCCGGGCGCTGAGCAACTCAGGAGAAGCACGATGACCGCCAGCCAGCAGCACACCGCCGCCGAGCAGCACGCCGAGGACGGCGCCTCACTGATCTCGATCCTCGACGAGCTCACCGAGCTGGTCACGACGGCGCGGGCCATGCCGATGTCCGCGTCCGTGCTGGTCAACCGCGCGGAGGCCCTGGACCTGCTCGACGCGGCACGCGCCGTGGTCCCCGAGGAGATCCAGACGGCGGACGACATCGTCGCCGACGCGGACGCGATGGTCCAGCGCGCCCGTCAGCGCGCGGACAAGATCGTGGAGCAGGCGCACGCCCGCGCCGAGGAGCTGGTCGCGAACGAGCACGTGGTGCGGCTGGCGGAGGAGCGGGCCGAGCAGATCGTCACCGCCGCCGAGGCGAAGGCGGCGAAGCTGGCCGCGGACGCGAACGACTACTGCGACCGTCAGCTCGCCCAGTTCGAGATCGACCTGAACTCCATCAGCGCGCAGGTCCGCGCCGGCCGGGAGGCGCTCGCCGCCCGCACCGGGCGGGACCCGGTGGCCGAGAACGCCTGACTGCCCGTCGGTGCACGCTCGGCCCTGCCGGCGGGGTCGCCGGCTGGCGCCGCGCCCGCCAGGCGTGTGTAGCATCGAACGCCGGCCCACCGGCGGGGCGTCCCCGGACGCCCCAACCGACGGGCCACCCGGTCCCTCCGCGCCCCGCGCGGCTGCTGCAAGGAGTGTCATGGTCGCCCGATCGCCGCTCGTGGTGAGCACCCACGAGCTCGGCCGCCGTCCCGGTGCGATGCGCACGCTCGAGTCCACCGTGCCCGCCCCGGAGGACCTCGGCACCGAGGTCATCGGCGTGCCGCAGGGGTCCGACGTCGAGCTCGACGTGCGTCTCGAGGCCGTGATGGACGGCGTCCTCGTCACCGGCACCGCGCGGGTCCAGCTGCACGGGGAGTGCGTGCGCTGCCTGCGCGACATCGACGAGGACCTCGCCGTCGACTTCTCGGAGCTCTTCTACTACGCGGACAGGAAGACGTCGCTGCTCCAGGAGGGTGACGAGGAGGCCGAGGAACTCCCCACGCTCAACGGTGAGCTGCTCGACCTCGAGGCCACCCTGCGTGACGCCGTGGTGCTCGCCCTGCCGTTCCAGCCGCTGTGCCGGCCCGACTGCGGCGGGCTGTGCCCGGTGTGCGGCGAGCGGATGGACGACCTCGAGCCCGGCCACCACCACGAGCAGCTCGACCCGCGCTGGTCCGCCCTCGGCGCCCTTCTCGAGCGGGAGGGCGAGACCAAGGACGGCGAGAGGTGAGCGGCCGCCGTCGTCGCTCGGACGTCCCCGGCGAGGTGCCGGCACGGCAGGACGTCGAGACCCTGACGGCCGCCCTCGGCACCACCGTCGACCCGGAGCTGCTGGTCCTCGCGCTGACCCACCGGTCCTTCGCCCACGAGGCGGGCGGCATCCCCACCAACGAGCGGCTGGAGTTCCTCGGGGACTCGGTGCTGGGCATCATCGTGACCGAGCG
It encodes the following:
- a CDS encoding LLM class flavin-dependent oxidoreductase — encoded protein: MSVPVSVLDLATVRPGGSVHETFDASVALAQDAERWGYRRYWFAEHHNMPTIASSATAVLIGHIAGHTSTIRVGAGGIMLPNHSPLVIAEQFGTLETLYPGRIDLGLGRAPGGDMAMLQALRRHPGDSDRFPQDVVELQSLLGPDRPGQVVRATPGTGTEVPLIILGSSLFGAKLAAALGLPYSFASHFAPNALVDAVSAYRREYQPSDKHPEPYVIAAMNVFAADTDAAAHELYHSALRANAGRLTRSGLPLSDEDADVVLASPAGEQIRNMLRYSAVGSPGTVREQVEQFATHAQADEIIVASNTPTADTRHRSYELLAQALELAG
- a CDS encoding transferase; the protein is MRPTHVELEDDDGTVLRYFHHDNGGGLVESSASVHPTAFVAAGAYVDPGAQVGAGARVGAGAWIDRRAVVGEGAVVGQDAHVGRRAVVGPDAVVGPRARIGQDARIGSRVSVPVDSQVEAGAAIAVARRQGGIGTAA
- the rsmD gene encoding 16S rRNA (guanine(966)-N(2))-methyltransferase RsmD, whose product is MTRIVAGTAGGRTLQVPRTGTRPTSERVREALFSRLDHLGAVDGARVLDLYAGSGALGLEAASRGAARVTLVETSRQAADLCRRNARALGLAGVDVVSQKVETYLAGDPARGAAPAHLVLLDPPYDITEESLAGVLALLGARGSEDSTRPAGPGPAPWLDAGAVVVVERSRRSPEPTWPAGLERTDVRRYGDTQVWFGAPVLEAPVDGTPAGVA
- the coaD gene encoding pantetheine-phosphate adenylyltransferase gives rise to the protein MSLAVCPGSFDPITLGHVDAVRRARAMFDEVVVAVAHNPAKRYLFDADERVDLARRSLADLDGVRVELVPGLLARYCADVGATAIVKGLRGAADFDAEHAMALMNRHLSGVETVFVMGDPALAHVASSLVKDVARHGGDLTDLVPPAVAEAMRRALSNSGEAR
- a CDS encoding YceD family protein → MVARSPLVVSTHELGRRPGAMRTLESTVPAPEDLGTEVIGVPQGSDVELDVRLEAVMDGVLVTGTARVQLHGECVRCLRDIDEDLAVDFSELFYYADRKTSLLQEGDEEAEELPTLNGELLDLEATLRDAVVLALPFQPLCRPDCGGLCPVCGERMDDLEPGHHHEQLDPRWSALGALLEREGETKDGER